The DNA segment tttgtacatatgcgtgtgtgaaagttgtaaaaaagaaTCATGTCATTCATGTCAACGTGTTCTAAAAGCGAAATTTTTGTTGCTCAGTATTGGCAAATCCTCGCATGGTGTTGTTGATAGGGTTCACATGTCGGCATTTCATTCGTATAACTTTCTGCATACAATTTCAGTTCATTTCAGAATACTTCTTCTATCCAAACAATTTATTCATAAGCTTGTTTGGATCACCATTTAAGCACTTTCCAAAGCATTTCTGTTATATGTTCTCAGTcacttttctatacaaaaatatttgcaatctttgaaggaattttaaaaatgacaGTAATATCAAGTTTTAACACAGCGATCGGATACGAGCGATTCGGTATCCCTCTGCTTTCCTCTTTTCGATCTCTACCACCAACTATGGAACTTGCCTCAGAAACATGTTTCGATGTCTGAACACgtccaaaactattaaaaatctGGTTCAAAACGACTCATTGTTATCATGCTTACTAACATAATTAGCCGTTCTATTTATAGTTTGGAATAGGCAGCCTGGGAATAACTGTACTTTACAGATAAGCGTGATCAACAAGGTAGATAAAATCAAAGACGTTTGCTCTACAGCCGAAAGTTCTCAggttaataaattatttcgaaTTAAATCAGCCGGCAGGAAAATATAAATGCTCTcgcttgcatacatacacatacatagaaatCGCACAGCCCAGTTTAGAAATTGTGAGCACGCGCTACAattttggttgttgttatttgatTTCGCCTTTTGTTACAGTTGATATTTGGTTCGGCTTTTAGTTCCTCACaaacagatatatgtatagtttTGTAACTTCGGCCGTATAAGCACAGTGTATTGCTTTTGACAAAAAAACATcgtaattttgcaaaatttaaaacaaaattgagatctaacgtttattttttcagtttcagatatttcaagtgaaattttcgttaaaaaaaattaaaaattttttgagttgtATGAGATTTTCATCGTCATTAAATACAAGTGCCACCACTGCTGCAGTGTTTCCGGCATTCTCCGTGGATGATTCTTGAAACTTACAAAACTACTGTGAagcttggaaaaaaaataaaaataaaataaaaattgacaaaatggtggcgttttaaaaaacgtttaatTTTATCGGAAACTTAAGTCGTGTCTCGATTGCTAAAACTCTCATTTAAGAATAAACTGTTTGAGGTGAGCGGCTTCCCTTTGAatggctgtaactcaaaaactatttgagatatcgatttgaaattttagtatcttattttgaaagGTAAAAGCTAccgaaatacgaaaaaaataaatatcgaaattttcaaaattgcacGCTATGTATacgacttaaaattttttttcaaatattttttgaataacaaCTTTCTAAGATCAACATCatccaaaaacgaaaaaaaaaattaaaatcgcatttttcaaaatttcacacaCGTCTGCGCCTTaaataaacatttcaaatattttttgtgcaacAACTTTTTTAGATCAACACcaacagtttatttttaaagtgattttttttcaaacttaacTCTTTTCAAGCAGacattttgtcattttttatatttttttcaaccttGGGTCATTGTATGGGCAATATAGTTCGCTTATCACCTGCTCTCACCACGAATCAACTGCGTCAGCAACGCCATTGTTTACAGCCAACATTTAGCAACCGGCAGAAGAGTATAAAAACCGTTCGTGGCATTCCAAAATTGTGGGTGCCAAACGGAAGTACCatcaaactgaacacatactCAGTAGTTAACGCGCGGAAATACACATCTGTCGAATGCCAGTAAAAGTTGTGCggcacaaattttaatttctacaaaaacatttcatttcGTAAGAGTGTTCTTAATATtgataaatttgtgaaaaaaaaaatcaaaatgggTTTGCCACCAATGGATTTTGATGCTGTCTTAGAGAAGTGCGGCAACTTCGGACGCTTTCAATATCTCATTTTGTTATGTTTCGCAATTACGAATATCCTTTCGTCGATGCATTATTTTTCGCAGACGTTAATCAGTTTTACACCGGATCATTGGTGAGTCACAGCAGCAGTTTTTCGTGGAAAAAATTCATAGGAATTAAGTGAAAGTGGGAAAAATTGGAAcatgaaatttatatatgtatatatttcgaaAACGCTTAATTCGTTATTATGAAGTATGAAAAGTGAGAGAATTTAAGAAGTTCATTCAAATACTATCATTAAGTGTTCGAATTGTTAACGAATGAAGTAGAAACGGCGTTGAACGAATAAGAAGTTGTGCCTGTGTTAAGTACCGTTATAAAGTGTGCAAAAGTActgcttttagtttttaattagaacTTGTGTTTCTGTACTCCAACCAGGTGCTATCACGAGAAGTTGGCCAACGCTAGTTTTGAGGAAATTCGCGCGGTTTACGCCCAAACTCAGAGTCCACACTGCACACTACTTGACGATATAGTCGACGGCAAGCCAGTTGTAGCTGAAGTGGGACAATGCCAGCAGTGGATCTATGAATATGAAAAAGGTTTCAGGAGCGTCACCACAGATGTAAGTACCTAACataatgcatatatacatatctaattagatctttatatttctttttcaaaagcGATAACGAAATCGAACTATGTTCAGAAAACaacaggttaggttaggttagatggctgatcgatGATCGCACGTCGACTggtatatgtagtcctttgtgaagacATAGAAAATAAGAACTTCTCTGTTTGGACTTACAGATTTGTAATACCCttggacagtcaagaaggaagtgttgagttgtttcctcCTCATCTTCTTCGAATCCCAGCTATCCAGTACTAGAACACACGAGGGTACTGGAGCACCGACACGcttccattctaccgatagctaTAGCCCGgcaccagtcttatcacaactACATTCGATGcaattgatagcgaggttaggaaCTTCTCGACCAGCCTTAaacgcactgtaaatgagttcaaggctagtatcgccgctctgctatctgagtgaatggtcacttctctaaGTCCGGCTACACTCCGGAACAgcagatctactgctacctcGGCTAGGAAAACACTCTAATAGTAAGGAAGTCTGAAagtggagttgatagagagctcccgacagtaaaTGCCTTCACCAACCTTCCCcgcaagctttgacccatccgaaAAGAAGCTTACTGCCCCTCGTCTTCAACGGCTTCTTTCCACACATagctccctcgtcggtatatggcagaaggagccgccagagttcggtttggcgactccatggtCTAtatgatccggtatgaagtgaCGGTATTCAAGGATAACTAGGTGttcaatttacaaaaataaaaagaagctTAAAGAACCGTCATTTCACACGACAGATGAAAATCGCCTAAAGAGCTAAAGGCTATACCGAAAACTGAGTTTGagacgattggaagaagcgcTGGTTTAAGTGAATGACACCAAATGAAGATCATTTTGAAGACGACAACGTTAATGTAGACGAATGCATAAATGACTTTTCTTCGTTCTTTTTTAACATACCACGTATGCTTGATCTTAAGTGCAATTTCAAATAAGTAACCTAAGACTCCGCTGCGTTTTCAAAAGACAGCATTTCCATTGTTTCAATTTAGTTGCAAGCAAGAGTAATCGATTATGTCTCCAATGTCGTCATGAGGACCCATACAAATTCAATCTAAAACTAtactttatatacaattttaactCCAAAGTACTATCTTCATGCTTATGCTTTCAGCTCAATTGGGTATGTGATGACGCCTTCCAGTCGGCGCTAGGTCAATCGCTGTACTTTGTGGGTTCCGTTACAGGAACAATATTTTTCGGTTTCTTAGCCGACAAAATCGGACGTCTACCTGCAATGCTTTGTACAACTTTGAGTGGTGCTTTGGGTGATTTCCTAACAAGTTTTGCTAATAATTTACCAACATTTGCGCTGTTTCGTTTCATTTCCGGCTTATCCACAGACACCCTGTTCTACCTTACGTACATAATGGGTAAGCTTTAGAATTGCAATCTGAAAATATATCGTTCATAAACAAACTTTCGCTTGCAGTTTTTGAATACTTGAGTCCACAGAAACGCACACTCGGCCTAAACTTGATAACCGGCGTGTTCTATTTCATCGGTTTGGCACTTTCACCTTGGTATGCGCTGTGGTCCGGTTCGTGGCGTAATTACCTGTACATAGCTTCCATACCGGCTTTGATTGCTATCACTTATCCCTTTGTGATTTGTGAGAGCGCACAGTGGCTGATTACAACACAACGTTATGAACGCGCCGTCAAATGTCTGAAGCGTGTTGCCAAAATCAATAAGCGCGAAGTGAAAGACGAAGTATTTGAAGAGTTCGTAGCATATTATCAGAAAAAGGCGAGCGACGAGCGCAAATCCGGTGCCACGAAAGACACTTTCTGGGGCATGTTCCGTACACCACGTCTACGCAAATTCACCATTATAATGCTGCTGAAATCGTGAGTAATATGACACGTTTTATATGAACTAATACTTTGACTCTTTGATTTCTTTTTCTATTGCACTTTTACTATAGCATGATCATCATGCTCGCACTCGATGTGATCAGTAAGAATATGGAAGGTATGGGTTCCTCACCATTTTTCCTCTTCTCAGCTAGTTCGGTTTCGTATATTATTGGCGGTTTCAGCATTATTCTGCTACAGAATCGCATCGGTCGTAAGGGCATGGCTTTCACCACGCTACTACTTAGCGCCGTTATTGTTGCCACTACTGGATTTCTGATTGTCTCACTTGATACCGATCAGCATGCGACCATTCTCGCTATTATGGTCTGTCTCGGTCGTTATGGTGTCGTGGTGAGCTACGAGGCGGAAGCGCAGTATGCCTCCGAATTTATACCAACGTCGGTACGCGGTCGCGGCATAGCGAATATACATGTTGTCGGCTTCGGTTTCACCAGCCTTAGCTCTTATGTAATCTACCTGGGTTACTTCTACAAACCACTGCCGTCCATTTTTGTCGCTATAATATTGTTTATGGGTGCGCTTTTATGTTTGGCGTTGCCAGAGACTATGAATCAGTAtgcatcaaaataaataaataagcgtatataataatatttcaaattctcaTTTGCTGTACTTGCAGAACATTGCCACAGACCTTGAAAGATGGCGAGGAGTTTGCGCGACATCAACGCTGGTACTACTTCCCATGCTTCGACAGGAAGCAGGAGCAAAAAGATGCTGAAATTAACAACTGATAGCAGATCTGttcaagtgtgtatgtgtgtttagtGTTTTATTTTATGGAATTGGAAtttcatattgaaatttgtgtaGAAATGTGATAGCTTTCAGTTAGTTTATaggaaatgtcaaaataaaagcTATGAAGAGCTTTATGAGGTTTTCCTTGTATTTTGTTGAGCGTGTATATTGttgtttgaaaaagttttatgattgtttattaaaaaatatattgcttaaaaaacaaattgtaaaaCCACATTGCGTAGTTTTCACTGTACGTACGAACAGTCTCACTAACAGCCCAGATGTTGATGTCGATGAAAAATTATTCTCTTCATCATCTGATATCTTACATAAGCTAGCTTTAACTTGCCGCAAGCCACGCCCGATAGATGAATTATAATTGACAAAGTAGTTATAATATCACATTGTTTCATTGAGGACTACAACTTGCTTAGAAAGTTAATGATTTCTCCAGATCAGATATATAATTCGAAAGTGATAAAGAACATCTATgctcaaataaaatgaaagtttCGAGACAGAGGTTTGCAGAACTTTTATGggcattcatttatttaatcgAACCAGTCCGAGTATACTACTGAATTGACTATCATTGAGCTAACTTGGATCACTGCATTGCAAAAGCTACTCGTGGCGGCATTTTTTCTGCTCGAATACCGAGGAAGGACATGTGGCGggaaaaaatttatggaaaagagTTAAACTTTTTCACTACAAGTAAGCTATGAAGGAAGGTTGGAGGGGAAGTTTTCTGTAAGGAGTTCTCCGTCAATCTTAGCTTTAGCCTGAAGTAGTGCAAGGTGCCAGTAAACGTGTTGCTATAAAGCACAGCCGCTTTCAGGTGAACATTCACTCTAacagcagagcggcaatactaaTGCTGAGCTCACTTACTATGCGCTCAAAGTTAGGCAAGGGCTGTCTGGCCTCACTTGAGATCATAACGAAATTTCCAggtaactgcaaagccgatgagttAGCCAAAGGCAGCAACTTTGCGACTGCGAGATCAGACACAAGTTGTTCAAGTTGTAGGGTGAAGGGTGAGCTAGAAATACCAAGCCACTTTTTTTCTATTATCCAACTTTTACAAAACTGGGATTGAAATATCTTAGACAGGTGTTATAGCCGAAACTGGCATAACTCGTCTTAATCAATTTTTGATAGACACAAAGCGCTTTGTCGGTTTGTGAGAATCTTATAATCAGTAATATAAGAGTTGTATGTACCACAACATAGCAGCTTTCCAAGTGAGATGCCTGTATGCATCATcctcttaacctaacctgaCTGTCATTAGTCaggaattatttaaaatatggttCCCTGGTTATCAAGGGGTAAAAAACatctttttttcaacaattatttttacataaaaaatatttaatattttattaaaactaattattgtaacaaaaacacaccattaacaaagaaatttttaaatttttgaaaaaaaatatttcgcgacgccatttccgatgacatttgtacaaaaaaattaaacattttttccaaaaaaaatttttttttcgtagtgcgataactacacttttatTCTTCAcggatttcgactaaattttcattttaggtcacggaaaggatttatatcctgcacaccaggacaagccattgcttcatcagtctctacttcgccgacctgcttcttcttcttaattggcgtagaaaccgcttaagcgattatagccgagttaacaacagcgcgccagtcgcttcttcttctcgctacgtggcgccaattggatattccaagcgaagccaggtccttctccacttggtccttccaacggagtggaggtcttcctcttcctctgcttcccccggcgggtactgcgtcgaatattttcagagctggagtgttttcgtccatccggacaacatgacctagccagcgtagccgctgtcttttaattcgctgaactatgtcgatgtcgtcgtatatctcgtacagctcatcgttccatcgaatgcggtattcgccgtggctaacgcgcaaaggaccataaatctttcgcagaacttttctctcgaaaactcgcaacgtcgactcatccgttgttgacatcgtccaagactctgcaccatacagcaggacgggaattatgagtgacttatagagtttggttttgtttgtcgagagaggactttgcttctcaattgcctactcagtccgaagtagcacctgttggcaagagttatcctgcgttggatttctaggctgacattgttggtggtgtttacgctggttccaagatagacgaaattatctacgacttcaaagttatgactgtcaacagtgacgtgagtgccaagtcgcgaatgcgacgactgtttgtttgatgacaggagatacttcgtcttgccctcgttcactaccagacccattttctgtgcttccttgtccagcctggagaaagcagaactaacggcgcgggtgt comes from the Bactrocera neohumeralis isolate Rockhampton chromosome 2, APGP_CSIRO_Bneo_wtdbg2-racon-allhic-juicebox.fasta_v2, whole genome shotgun sequence genome and includes:
- the LOC126750926 gene encoding organic cation transporter protein-like, which translates into the protein MGLPPMDFDAVLEKCGNFGRFQYLILLCFAITNILSSMHYFSQTLISFTPDHWCYHEKLANASFEEIRAVYAQTQSPHCTLLDDIVDGKPVVAEVGQCQQWIYEYEKGFRSVTTDLNWVCDDAFQSALGQSLYFVGSVTGTIFFGFLADKIGRLPAMLCTTLSGALGDFLTSFANNLPTFALFRFISGLSTDTLFYLTYIMVFEYLSPQKRTLGLNLITGVFYFIGLALSPWYALWSGSWRNYLYIASIPALIAITYPFVICESAQWLITTQRYERAVKCLKRVAKINKREVKDEVFEEFVAYYQKKASDERKSGATKDTFWGMFRTPRLRKFTIIMLLKSMIIMLALDVISKNMEGMGSSPFFLFSASSVSYIIGGFSIILLQNRIGRKGMAFTTLLLSAVIVATTGFLIVSLDTDQHATILAIMVCLGRYGVVVSYEAEAQYASEFIPTSVRGRGIANIHVVGFGFTSLSSYVIYLGYFYKPLPSIFVAIILFMGALLCLALPETMNQTLPQTLKDGEEFARHQRWYYFPCFDRKQEQKDAEINN